gtcctgggagcgctccggcacttcttgggggacttcctgcagcgctgccagctcctctcgacCTGCACAGGGTGCTCGTCAcgtctgcgcggcggcggcagccctacGGACGCTGTATCTGGGTATGGTTTGTCCCACGGAGGGTCCCTGCTAGGCCCTTGGAGCCCAAGGGCCCCGGCCTGTCCCCTGCGGCCAAAGACAGGGCCCACCCTTGGACCATGGGGGAAAGGGCCTTCCCTCAGCAGTGCCGCAAGCTGGactggccctggaggagctgacggctgcggcagctcgctggcactggagagaggtggtggcagatgCCTGTCCTATGGATGACAGGACGCGCGGAGGAGACTTGCCaaagggtctctctgcttccttcctttgcagagttgtcttggaggaagccgagggccctcacgcttcctggaggcagagctgcacttgtCAGAGACCTGGCCCCTCTCCCGGGTCTCTCTCGAGGTGCTCCCCATGCGCACCGCGGGCAGCCTGGCTCAGGAATGAAGCTCCGGGTGGGCCGAATCACATGAACATGAGCTGGCCCatggtttcctgctctttttattgccgctcagagaagctctcttgtctcctggctcAGGTGGGAGTTGTGCCTTGCCAGCACCCCGTGAACCTGCACTCGGTAAATACAGGTGTACTCGGGGTTGCCCCAGTTGCTCTGCACCTGGAACTTGATATACTGGAAGGgtctgggaagctgcttctggAAAGGAGACGGGGGGAGCCATCCTCACtcggctgcaaagagcagcagcccagcaaggtggcttccttggccagcgctagccctgctggggaacccgaggcggcagccctggcagaggcggcagccaTGGTTCCCACGCCAGAGCCACCATGAGGCGCAGGATGCTTGGCCTCATCCTCCGCCCTCTGTCGCCCAAGGGCTGGCAGGCAAAGCTCCGTTCGTCCCTCCCATCGCGCCCACACGCACTGCCAGTACCTCCAGGCGGAAGGTCTGAACAGCCTCTTTGTCCACGTCAAATAGGAAGAGCCccaggagagtttctgctgctgcttcctcacccaCGCCCTCCAAGGCAACAGACAGTGAGGGCAGgtcaggctccagcagagcctaaGGAAAAGCGCCCGCGGCGTCCCAATCGgggatgcctgcctcctgccccgctcctctcgcagcggtctggaggaggtgagtgtggctgtgggtcaggctgtgttgagcaagcgctcccagacccttgggccAGGAAGCACACAACAAGCCGGAGTGGCACAACGGCACCATGGGcccccacagaccccaggcagggacgcgctgctctgcagccaccagccaccaagctgccaggagcaacGAGTCTCCCTTGCAGCTTTCGGCCATGGCCAGATTGCCTTCCCGCCCCCCGCTGGaggtgcaaggcagagagacttacagagacagcaaaagctttgggggcgctgctgacttgcccggaaggagagactgccttggagatgtgctccacggtgacagcccttggccagatgtgctcaggcagccggatgaccacttggccctcagctccttggaaagcccagcactgtccaggcgaagtgtgcggctgcaagcagaaagcagaccCCTCCAATGGCAAGGCGCTCCAGGAGCCCACAGGACGGGCGGCTTTGCAAGAAGCACAGGCCTGcctttgtctctcgcctgccattctgcctggaaaggtgcacaagtggctggaagggacaggagggggcactttcacacttgttttcagaatacGCAAGTCTTCCTTACGAAACATCTAGGCTCAACTGCCTCTCCAGAatcctgctctgattttgcaCGGCGTTCAGAGACAGGGCGGCTCTCCCTAGCACATGTCACCCCATGAGCCTTTGAAGGCTGTGCGGGAGAGATGAGGCCCAGTTCAGCTGCCACGCTTCCCCCCACTGGGCAGATCCCGTCAGGCtcgggggcctgcaggaggctctgTCCTTGCCTCAGGGGCTTGGCAGGTCCCCCACAGCTTCCCCTCTCTCTGGAAAGCAACCACTGGAGTGGAGGTGGGCAAAcgcagctgccaggaggacaaaggTGCTGAGCAAACGGCGACCAAGGGTTGTGGGCAGGTTGCTGCCGCTGGGTTCAGCTCCGTTCCCCTCCAGCTGGGAGGGCAGCGCTGTCGGGAAGCACGGGGGATCGTCAGGAAGACAAGGAGCGCGGTAAGGTTGAGCAATACTGCTGCTGTGACGGGAGGCGTTTGGGACTTGCTGCCccaactggaaagcaaggaagggcctCAGAAGTCATGCCGTCTCTGCTATTACCTGCAGAATGGTGTCGGGAGGGTTGGCAACCGAGAAGAACCATAGGCCAAGCCAGCGAGCCCCACCGCCTCGCCCACCATAGGTGCTGGATGTTCTCTCTGTGTCGATTGTGGCCCCTGAAAGAcacatggaaagcagctgctcagggcaggccagaggccaggagaagcagcGACTTAGCAGGTATTTCTGAAGgttgcaagcgcagctgggcagaCTTTCTGGGGGGGCCATAGAGCAGCCGAGTGCCAGGAGACTCTCCCTAGGCATACCTGTGGTTTTCAGAGCCCAGTCCACCATCTCGAGGTAGTTTGCCGCTGTCTTCTCCAGTGCTGCCCGGGTCAAGTCAAGAAGGTGCTGGGAAAaacattgggaaagaagggagagacggGAGTGAGCGTGGAGAATGACACAAACGCCTCAGCGGGCACTCGTGCGTGAGTGCTGAGTGCTTgcccagagcaaaggggagacTCGGGGTCAATCCCCCACGGGCAAGACTTGTGGGAAAAGGTGCCACActgggcagcaagaggacagagctggctctgagaagagccaggaggaagcggcaggagggagcctccaaaggacagcaaggtctctcctccactcccagcctctttacccctctcttctcctcggccATCTTGCTCTCCTCCAAGACTTCTTCCACGGAGTGCAGGAGGGCCTCCTTTGCGgcacccatctctgcctgcaggcGAGCCACCTGCTCTTCTAGAAGCTCCCGCTCACggattttctccctcagcaaggccagcgagttgctgaagacaaagggaaagcacATGTTGTCCAAGGgccacccagcccctgcaggcaggctccaaacgcaggcaggattcctgcagggtgccatgtccttgcaccccctcctcttccctccctcgccTACACAAAGGCTCCCCCTTCACCTCCACGTTTAGCAGGTGGGAAAGACTGGAGCCCTGCATGTTTTGCCCATGGTAATATGGGGCCCATGGTAAGGAAGCGCTCTTACCTGAGAGTCATGAGCTCTGTttccagcagctcccctgccttctcctggaacACAAAGGCCCTCCGTGAGAGCAAGCACAAGGAGCGCTGTGGGGGCTTCGcagaggagacttccctgggagcagcaggcagcagctgctgctgctctccatcagtctggagcaaggcagagggctgcaggcctttctgcagccactgtctctgggaagagcaaagccacctgctgccccacttctcctttcttcagcctgccagcctgcagagctccctcagggacatctctgtgtcaaagctcattcagcagctaCGGCGGCTGACGGACAAGCACCAgcgtccccaccccctcccacgtctctgtgaggatgagccctggcactgtggagcagcttcccacctttggcaggggaggcaggagctcagagctagGGCCTCGGCCGCactttgccttcccccagcaagaggcacgtacctgcagcgcttccttctgccccttgctctcgctgagcagcaagccccagcagtaAAGCCCAGCTGGAAGTCACCACGTCAAGAGACAGTTGTATTAGGAGGCTTTCCCGTGTTCCCTGTAGGCACATTGTGGCCTCCCACCCGTTGGGGGCAAGCGCTTGgctgggacagctggagctggagccagtgcagagagaggctgtggctCCAACCCCTGGGGCACCCCCCAGGCCCCGGAGCTTGGACAATAGCTACACCCAACGGCCACAGACCCAACAGGCTAGTGAAGGCATGTGGTCCTGAGCCAAGACAAAATGCACCCGGCCACGCAAGGTTCTGCACAGACATTCAAAGcccaaagctctgaagcagggagggacctcTCCCCAAAACGATCCTATGCGCTCCGCTCCCTAACACTGCCTGAGCCCAgggaaggcgggaggcaggccgCAGGCCACCTGTGCAGACCATCTCTGGCCTTCACCATCACAGAGATGTGAAGCTGGAAGGTGGGATctactgcctctccctcccgctgacaGCTGGCATCCAGTAGGCCTGGGCTGCCCCGCAAGGTGTTTGATCAGCACTACTCACCAGCAAAGATTGGGGCGAGCAGGAAAAGGCCCCTCAGGAACCTGCTGCCATTCTGCCAGGCGATGCTTCGTCTACAAGAGAGGGACCGCTGTTGTTATCCGAGCCTACAGCTTGGGCTTTGATCTTGTGGTGATGCATTTAGGGGCTACCTTGCCACCAGgttgctcagctcagcagagcggagaagcgcagggcccaggggtgtttaGGAAGCTCTGCGCTGGAGCCCACCACCCTGGGGGCACTAAGGCAGTTGAAGACATCTGGCCTGACAcacgggcagcagcctggtgcccctgggctctcccaaggagaaagggcagggtctagcccaccagaaggctctgctgggctgcctggCTCCCCAGGCTGGAGGGCAGTGCTGCATGCATCCCCggtgctctggggctgcctgtccGTGCCAAGGAAGCTGGGCGGCACACAGGgctccttgcctttcccctccctgctctttgggcCCTGTTGCACCCACCTGCCCAGCTCGGTTGGCATCTTGCCTAGTCCAGCCCAGTCTCCAGCAAGAGGAAAAAGGTCGCAGTGCTGCAACTACCCAAACGCCTCTTGCCAAAGCGCCCGCTGGCTCCTGCAagccttcctgtttgcagagctgcccatctGGGCAGGTGGGGCTTTTATGTAGGGCAGCTGTTTATGACATCACAAGAGCCAACTGCCCTAGAGGCAAggtgctgcccatgatgacctcagtaggggggttggggggtttcccaggagggggttgtctgggacagcctgggagagagaacccctgtggcttagcccccaccccaagcctgaaccctcccggcacacccgcgcaggagcactggtgagcccagagagccagctcacttggtcacccgggcaagctgctgtggcgttacccacctcctcctctactAGGCTCTTGCATGTCGTgtcgcagccttggagcttgtcaCTCGGGCCAGTGTGcccacagctggtggtgcctctgcccagtgcaggtcttgccagctcgtcagccccttggctcttggctcccagctgctcaggccagcatcttctcaggcgctctttgtccggctggtgcttgggctcttccttgtcacttgggtcctcctcagggcagtggggtctccagggagagcagggctgccgtgactgcctcggtccccatgctgcctttgccctgtcccccacttaaagatggtaaatgttatacccttcagaaatgagggcatactttggagaaagcacagcaacatgaccagggagggtctgggcactccaggggtgagtccaggtcacaaggtcaggccagcttactcagggttttatccagcctggtcttgaaggcctccaaggatggagatggcactacctcactgcaccacctgatccaatgcttgagtgacctcctgctgaaaaagttcctctctcctaggcccactggctcttgccttcccaccatgcaccactgtgtgggagcctgactttgtctcgttgacaacctccctgtggttactggaaggctgctgttaggtcctcccaaagccatctcttcttcaggctgaaaaaagcacatttccctcagcctctcctccacagggcctgggcctcagagcctgaccaccttggtggtcctcagctgaactcctcaccctttgctaatgctttcttttattggggggctgggggggggacccaaatctgaatgcagtcttctagctagggtctaatgagtgcgagtggagggggaccatcactcgcctggatctcctggctgcgctactgtgttcaggcagcccaggatgctgttgcctttcatcgctgccagggcacactgctggctcacgttcagttggtgtgcatggagacgccaggtcctttgcagcagagctgctccccagccagccagtccccagcctgcaccatctgcagggggtccttcctgcccagctgcaggactttgcctttgtcctggtgcaacttctctcactcgggagtcactttgcaaaggtctagtgcgtttctgcccaaggaaggggaattatggaggatcattcccaggcaggggaggccagtgcggattgtccccttccaacaagggagagcaaaggagatgagatacggagctgctccctgggcatctcccaggatgctgcacagcaggactgtcttgtgatcccccgtggacaaatgctcagtctctttccagaggagcatcttggcaggtactgcagatgatgtgcagtttccagtggctcctgaaagtctctcgccagctctgctgcagagtgtctgggttggttaaagaagtagcagggtcactgtatgatgtggccaACAGCTCCggatgggcagtgtccagggtgagtagcaggtatttttgtggccttgaactcctctcttccatcatccatcagatggaggcgtgtgctgctggttttccagctctcaggagcaagaaggctgagtatggaaatgaaggaatttgaggaaatgaaggttttgggggccaaagcgtagatgtgtgaaagaggagaaaagcttcagcatgtcgatgttttatgtcccttgAAAATAAATCTACTCCCGTCAGctcagccacattgaagatcctggctcggatgatggaggaagatgagatccgTCAGTACTTAACAGTGGACTggccatcccagatgttcacaacctgccataggctggcgggatccaggagcagtgactgtacatggagatgttgtgaaaagaatttgtctgaggttaacacatcacttctctggaaccgggagacaggggcagtgccagggtgcagtactctccgaccaggttcctttagctattgcacgcgtagggagagggcaatgtttaagatcaaagtttattctgagggacttggatgttacatgggatttttggtttagcagaatgattcagcaatatactggaatcacaactccagtgtctacacttgacaaactctagcaattgcaatacacagttcagtcacgataccaatgtgattgccaataccggtctcaaatgtgctcaccgtcatgatgctgggcatccccagtcgccaggaaggaatcacgtgggttgatgccagctcaagcccgttgctctctccagaattccttagttagctgttgaggttttatgctctgtgttgggctgagccacatacacacttcccccatgctggtctggctaatctcaaggagaccttcccattgctttgaacaactggagaaacattcacaccaggcccaactaactgatatggctgcttatctaacacaaaggtcaccctctggccccctttgtgtggagataaagtcagtcctctgtgcgacagcaaggattaacgagccgcatcctacactgttgctgagcttcctggggcacctggccctctgagccttctcccattgtaggggttgttggtcagtcacaccccttcccactgaaagcaacccttttcctgcaccccccccacacccccctaccacttctgcctcccctccctgcactcatgcagccttcccaaaaccacctccctcctgcctgccacagccactcaggcagcaagctgccgtgggcttggcagctcct
The genomic region above belongs to Struthio camelus isolate bStrCam1 unplaced genomic scaffold, bStrCam1.hap1 HAP1_SCAFFOLD_48, whole genome shotgun sequence and contains:
- the LOC138065197 gene encoding sperm-associated antigen 4 protein-like codes for the protein MPTELGRRSIAWQNGSRFLRGLFLLAPIFAAGLYCWGLLLSESKGQKEALQEKAGELLETELMTLSNSLALLREKIRERELLEEQVARLQAEMGAAKEALLHSVEEVLEESKMAEEKRGHLLDLTRAALEKTAANYLEMVDWALKTTGATIDTERTSSTYGGRGGGARWLGLWFFSVANPPDTILQALLEPDLPSLSVALEGVGEEAAAETLLGLFLFDVDKEAVQTFRLEKQLPRPFQYIKFQVQSNWGNPEYTCIYRVQVHGVLARHNSHLSQETRELL